The Acetomicrobium flavidum genome window below encodes:
- a CDS encoding gluconeogenesis factor YvcK family protein, producing MSSLVSFFAGAFIGGVVAYIFSRRVANVQFDNAKTRDKSQKKRYKDIYIRASNQRLSLGPYIVAIGGGTGLSTLLKGLKCFTRNITAIVTVTDEGGSSGRLRQEWGVLPPGDIRNCLLALAEDDSSLNRLLNFRFDRGELAGHSLGNLLLLAATEIAGDFRKGIEELNYMLAIRGQVLPVTTESVCLVGRTKNGSRVEGELNITTCGPDLEELWLEPRNAKPLPEVLKAISNADLIVLGPGSLFTSVIPNLLVEEVSNAILNSSAPVVYVCNLMTQPLETEGFSVWDHAKWIAKVLRRFPDFVVANSTPLPQDISSRYIAAGSMPLLVTPEEREKFKKIGVYLIEDKLYKINEEGSVRHDSVKLAECLVRIARSAREREIWKESIQFSGMSG from the coding sequence ATGTCATCGCTGGTTAGCTTCTTTGCCGGCGCTTTCATCGGTGGAGTTGTCGCTTATATATTTTCTCGAAGGGTAGCAAATGTCCAGTTTGACAACGCAAAGACTAGAGATAAATCCCAAAAAAAGAGGTATAAAGACATCTACATTCGCGCCTCCAATCAAAGGCTATCGTTAGGACCTTACATTGTTGCTATTGGCGGGGGTACGGGTCTATCGACTTTACTCAAGGGGCTTAAATGCTTTACCAGGAACATCACGGCCATCGTGACCGTGACCGATGAGGGCGGAAGCTCCGGTCGCCTGCGCCAGGAGTGGGGGGTACTTCCTCCGGGAGATATAAGAAACTGCCTTCTGGCACTGGCCGAAGACGATAGTTCGCTGAATCGCTTGCTTAATTTTCGCTTTGACAGAGGCGAACTGGCCGGACATAGCTTGGGCAATCTTTTGCTGCTTGCCGCGACGGAGATCGCGGGGGATTTTAGAAAGGGCATAGAGGAACTAAACTACATGCTTGCAATAAGGGGACAGGTCTTGCCTGTCACCACCGAAAGCGTATGCTTGGTGGGAAGGACGAAAAACGGCTCCAGGGTAGAGGGAGAATTGAATATAACAACCTGTGGCCCGGATTTGGAGGAACTATGGCTTGAACCCAGAAATGCCAAACCATTGCCAGAAGTGTTAAAGGCCATAAGCAACGCCGATCTTATAGTCTTAGGCCCTGGAAGTTTGTTTACCAGCGTAATACCAAACCTTCTCGTCGAGGAGGTCTCTAATGCTATACTAAACTCTTCAGCGCCCGTGGTTTATGTTTGTAATCTCATGACCCAGCCCCTTGAAACCGAGGGGTTTTCCGTATGGGATCACGCAAAATGGATCGCCAAGGTCCTCAGAAGGTTTCCCGATTTCGTTGTGGCAAACTCTACCCCTTTGCCGCAGGATATATCTTCCAGATATATCGCGGCCGGCTCCATGCCGTTGCTTGTGACACCGGAGGAGAGGGAGAAGTTCAAGAAGATCGGAGTATACCTGATAGAGGACAAATTATATAAAATTAACGAGGAAGGCAGCGTTCGGCATGACTCAGTCAAGTTAGCGGAATGTCTGGTAAGGATAGCAAGAAGTGCGAGGGAAAGGGAAATATGGAAAGAGTCGATACAATTCTCTGGGATGAGTGGGTAA
- a CDS encoding molybdopterin biosynthesis protein — MVKEHLPLEEVWQLLRARWTGRRLPVERIPLQQAHGALLAEDIVSPINVPHYPASAVDGYAVLSSSTSMATAATPAILDEGQYQWVNTGSFVPPDFDSVAMVEDTSLKDGNLYVYVSLSPGANLRPVGEDIVKGQIVAHFGDAVDPNLMALFYAIGMRELPVLSRPKVVFIPTGDEIVPRGHVEDPSYLPPGKVMESNSVMLECLFEKWKTPLFIGPHVKDDLKSLREALLKAAEEYDLVLIGAGSAKGKRDFTAEAIEHEGELLFHWVLMKPGRPALLGAVKDKPVVGMPGFPMSTMVVAWSVVYPLVELLMKGNLNEEKFLDDAMGTKEKLKASLLMSHTSPQGISEWLRVRAVQLGSKRYVWPLSGGSSSMRATAEADGFVLLSSKTYECPKGKELEVRLVRDVPWESRALFQGSDDPAVAKLVSYVRRRGADLIIRSVGSLGGLAALARGEAHLSAAHLLDPETGFYNDSYIASFKPMSDRWKRFLLFYRQQGFIVKKGNPKEIKSIEDLARTDVRIVNRQPGAGTRVLLDSMLKDHGIDASLIKGYDDQTVTHLDASCRVAWGLADVALGIKSAADALDLDFIPITEEPYEFVIPEDELRHPGIAALLDAISDEEFREEVDRMGGYRWP, encoded by the coding sequence ATGGTAAAAGAACATTTGCCCCTGGAAGAGGTTTGGCAATTATTAAGAGCGAGATGGACCGGCAGACGGTTACCAGTCGAGCGCATTCCATTGCAACAGGCACATGGAGCATTGTTGGCCGAAGACATAGTTTCGCCGATCAATGTCCCTCACTATCCTGCGTCGGCCGTAGATGGTTATGCAGTGTTATCATCCTCCACCTCAATGGCTACAGCAGCTACTCCCGCAATTCTCGACGAAGGTCAATACCAATGGGTAAATACTGGCTCTTTCGTTCCGCCCGATTTTGATTCAGTTGCCATGGTAGAGGACACTTCCCTCAAGGACGGGAATTTATACGTATATGTTTCGTTGTCTCCCGGAGCTAACCTGAGACCCGTTGGAGAAGATATCGTAAAAGGCCAGATCGTTGCACACTTTGGAGACGCGGTTGACCCAAATTTAATGGCCTTGTTTTACGCCATAGGAATGCGTGAACTGCCAGTCCTATCGAGGCCTAAAGTTGTATTCATACCGACGGGTGACGAGATAGTTCCCAGAGGACATGTGGAAGATCCCAGCTATCTCCCGCCAGGAAAAGTGATGGAAAGCAATTCGGTCATGCTTGAATGCCTGTTTGAAAAGTGGAAGACCCCGCTATTCATAGGGCCGCACGTCAAAGATGACCTAAAGTCATTAAGGGAAGCCTTATTAAAGGCTGCCGAAGAATACGATTTAGTGTTGATTGGAGCGGGATCGGCTAAGGGAAAGAGGGACTTCACTGCTGAAGCCATTGAACATGAGGGTGAACTTTTGTTTCATTGGGTCTTGATGAAACCGGGTAGACCAGCGCTGCTTGGAGCGGTAAAAGACAAGCCCGTAGTCGGAATGCCGGGCTTTCCCATGTCTACCATGGTAGTCGCCTGGTCTGTCGTGTACCCTCTAGTGGAGCTTTTGATGAAGGGCAACTTAAACGAAGAAAAGTTCCTTGATGATGCCATGGGAACCAAGGAAAAGCTAAAGGCATCCCTACTGATGTCTCATACATCCCCTCAAGGGATAAGCGAATGGCTGAGAGTAAGGGCGGTTCAGCTTGGATCCAAGAGATACGTATGGCCCCTTTCTGGGGGTTCCAGTTCAATGCGGGCTACGGCCGAAGCTGACGGATTTGTATTGCTTTCTTCAAAGACTTACGAGTGTCCAAAGGGCAAGGAGCTGGAGGTAAGGTTGGTAAGAGACGTGCCATGGGAAAGCCGGGCATTATTTCAGGGCTCCGACGACCCCGCGGTAGCAAAGTTGGTTTCCTACGTTAGAAGAAGGGGTGCCGATCTGATCATACGTTCCGTTGGAAGTTTGGGAGGGCTGGCGGCCCTGGCAAGAGGAGAAGCCCATCTCTCAGCGGCTCATCTTTTAGACCCAGAGACGGGCTTTTACAACGACAGCTATATAGCGAGCTTCAAGCCGATGAGCGATAGGTGGAAACGATTTCTCTTGTTCTACAGACAGCAAGGTTTTATCGTAAAGAAGGGAAATCCAAAAGAGATAAAATCCATAGAAGATCTGGCACGCACTGACGTTCGCATAGTGAACAGGCAACCTGGTGCTGGGACACGAGTTTTATTGGATTCCATGTTGAAAGACCATGGAATAGACGCAAGTTTGATCAAAGGTTACGATGACCAAACCGTAACTCATTTAGATGCATCCTGCAGGGTTGCGTGGGGCCTGGCTGACGTCGCTTTGGGGATCAAATCAGCAGCGGATGCCCTGGATTTGGACTTCATCCCCATAACGGAAGAACCCTATGAGTTTGTCATACCGGAAGATGAGTTGCGTCACCCAGGGATTGCAGCATTACTCGATGCCATTTCAGACGAGGAATTTAGAGAAGAGGTTGACAGAATGGGGGGATATCGTTGGCCCTAG
- the rapZ gene encoding RNase adapter RapZ, which yields MFTIDNNYDSGIGKKDTEFSYTHQQINKTIPRCIIITGMSGGGKSTALKVLEDIGFYAIDNIPPAILPQLIDMLNTHEAAINNGVAAVIDVRGGVLLKGFESVTKALRDKLPLVRVIFLDASDEILIRRYETTRRRHPLGVDLPLSEMISKERAMVAPVRELADIVINTSHLSIHELKDAILKSVGIIDTEPSVIITSFGYKYGIPSDSDYVFDVRFLENPFYCPSLRDLTGMDREVQEYLLKFSETVQFYNESLQFIKLVLPLYRKTGKPQVHITIGCTGGRHRSVAYAEWLAKHLSDEGEKCIVRHRDIDKDKEKIGDVIAG from the coding sequence ATGTTCACCATTGACAATAATTATGACAGCGGCATAGGCAAAAAAGATACCGAATTCAGTTACACACATCAACAAATTAATAAAACCATACCCAGATGTATCATAATAACGGGGATGTCAGGCGGTGGAAAATCTACCGCCTTAAAGGTATTGGAGGACATTGGCTTTTATGCGATCGATAACATCCCGCCAGCCATATTGCCACAGCTCATCGATATGTTGAATACACATGAAGCAGCTATCAATAACGGTGTTGCCGCGGTCATCGACGTGAGGGGAGGGGTCTTGCTCAAAGGATTTGAAAGCGTCACCAAAGCCCTCAGGGATAAGCTGCCCCTTGTAAGGGTGATCTTCTTGGATGCCAGCGATGAGATCTTGATCAGACGTTACGAGACTACCAGGAGGAGACATCCATTGGGAGTTGATCTACCTTTAAGCGAGATGATATCCAAAGAACGCGCCATGGTAGCTCCGGTAAGGGAGCTGGCAGATATAGTCATAAATACCAGTCATTTGAGCATTCATGAACTTAAGGACGCGATATTGAAATCGGTCGGGATCATCGACACAGAGCCATCGGTGATTATAACGTCCTTCGGTTACAAATACGGAATACCATCGGACAGCGATTATGTCTTCGATGTAAGGTTTCTTGAAAATCCCTTCTATTGCCCATCGCTGAGAGATCTCACCGGCATGGATAGGGAGGTGCAGGAATACTTGCTTAAATTTAGTGAGACGGTCCAATTTTATAATGAATCGTTGCAGTTTATAAAATTAGTACTTCCCTTATACAGAAAAACCGGAAAGCCGCAGGTTCACATCACGATAGGATGCACGGGCGGCAGACACCGTTCCGTGGCCTATGCCGAATGGCTTGCAAAGCATTTAAGCGATGAGGGGGAAAAGTGCATTGTAAGACATCGTGACATAGATAAGGATAAGGAGAAAATTGGCGATGTCATCGCTGGTTAG
- a CDS encoding molybdopterin molybdotransferase MoeA: MAGVTEELIGRLEALKMVCDKLAFPIALKHDTVSIKEAFGMRLAREVKSPEPFPSFSRSLRDGYAVRSADVIGASTSSPVFLKKCGTIPMGRLTDESLPKEGAMQIFTGGILPQNSDAVVMLEDTEESGPWIEIRKSVMPGENVILKGEEVKSGDIVGSPGELLDFRNVPAIAGLGVDRIDTVGLNIGILSTGDEIVDIGAQSVPPGCVRDVNSTMLQLMLKSYGYRSTFLGIVPDDLEMLEMAVKNALPENDVVILSGGSSVSSRDFCLEVMENLDAPGLIVRGVNMRPGKPTLIGGIKEKAKLIISLPGHPLSCAIVARVILVPLLDIMIGGMELYEKNFMPVKMKCLDDFIGTSGIEEYVPVILRTDGVLPVNSKSGYISALRGTAGLGMLPINTETLRKGEEIGVILW, from the coding sequence ATGGCTGGAGTAACAGAAGAATTGATCGGAAGGCTGGAAGCATTAAAGATGGTTTGCGACAAGTTAGCCTTCCCGATCGCCTTAAAACATGACACGGTTTCCATAAAAGAAGCCTTTGGGATGCGTTTGGCCAGAGAGGTTAAATCGCCTGAACCCTTTCCCTCCTTCTCCCGCAGCTTGCGCGATGGTTATGCGGTGAGAAGTGCCGATGTCATAGGTGCATCGACATCATCACCGGTTTTTTTGAAAAAATGTGGCACCATACCCATGGGACGCCTGACTGATGAATCGTTGCCCAAAGAAGGAGCAATGCAAATTTTTACCGGGGGCATTTTACCTCAAAATAGCGATGCTGTAGTAATGCTCGAAGACACAGAAGAAAGCGGACCTTGGATCGAGATAAGGAAAAGCGTCATGCCAGGAGAGAACGTAATTCTTAAGGGCGAAGAGGTAAAAAGCGGTGACATCGTCGGAAGCCCAGGAGAACTGCTCGATTTTAGAAATGTGCCGGCAATTGCCGGATTGGGCGTAGATCGTATCGACACGGTGGGCCTAAATATCGGCATTTTAAGCACCGGAGATGAGATAGTGGATATAGGAGCTCAATCTGTCCCTCCAGGATGCGTCAGGGATGTAAATAGCACTATGCTTCAGCTGATGCTCAAATCTTACGGATATAGGTCAACATTTCTTGGGATAGTGCCCGATGACCTTGAAATGCTGGAAATGGCCGTAAAAAATGCATTACCTGAAAACGACGTGGTAATCTTGAGCGGAGGCTCTTCCGTATCCAGTAGGGACTTTTGTCTTGAGGTAATGGAAAATTTGGATGCTCCCGGTTTGATAGTAAGAGGAGTAAACATGAGGCCGGGCAAGCCTACTTTGATAGGAGGAATCAAGGAAAAGGCAAAACTGATCATATCATTGCCAGGACATCCCCTATCATGTGCCATTGTGGCAAGGGTAATTTTGGTTCCATTGCTGGATATCATGATCGGTGGCATGGAATTATACGAGAAAAATTTCATGCCCGTCAAAATGAAGTGTCTTGATGATTTCATTGGTACAAGCGGAATTGAGGAATACGTGCCCGTTATATTACGAACAGATGGCGTCCTTCCCGTAAATTCTAAATCGGGCTATATATCTGCCTTAAGGGGGACCGCTGGCTTGGGCATGCTGCCGATAAACACCGAGACGTTGAGAAAGGGAGAGGAGATAGGAGTAATTCTATGGTAA
- a CDS encoding MogA/MoaB family molybdenum cofactor biosynthesis protein, with translation MIKKRLIRIFDGQKDLTMAYLHKGSLGEDMVDGIPRKIFVTDPMPLQTLNDPSQSLTLVLSQGIEDKSNLISFSNGEVILRLTEDDEAEIFKGGFLSLSSEYEEWFPISLGVITVSDRRSRGELIDTSGPALENLARSIGAICQEYKIVPDDIDEIRRVVCDWCDKKSLNLILLTGGTGISQRDVTPEALLPLSDKIVYGIGEYMRWSTSLSNPMSILSRGIAISRGKTLLVALPGSERGAIECFSAVSFSLRHAVEVLTDRHVHH, from the coding sequence GTGATTAAAAAAAGGCTCATAAGGATCTTCGATGGACAAAAAGACTTGACTATGGCATATCTTCATAAGGGAAGCCTTGGTGAGGATATGGTAGATGGGATACCCCGGAAAATCTTTGTCACCGATCCCATGCCCCTACAGACCTTAAACGATCCATCGCAGTCTCTGACATTGGTCTTATCTCAAGGAATTGAAGATAAGAGCAATTTGATCTCCTTTTCCAATGGAGAGGTAATATTAAGGCTTACCGAAGACGATGAAGCGGAGATCTTTAAAGGCGGTTTTTTGAGCCTCTCTTCAGAGTACGAGGAATGGTTTCCGATATCCTTAGGGGTCATCACGGTAAGCGACAGAAGAAGCAGGGGTGAGTTGATAGATACATCAGGCCCGGCTTTGGAGAACTTAGCCCGTTCTATAGGTGCTATATGCCAGGAATATAAGATAGTACCGGACGATATTGACGAGATACGAAGAGTCGTATGCGATTGGTGTGACAAAAAATCCCTAAACCTGATTTTGCTAACTGGAGGCACGGGAATTTCTCAAAGAGACGTCACTCCTGAGGCATTACTGCCCTTGTCTGACAAGATCGTCTACGGCATAGGCGAGTACATGCGTTGGTCAACATCCTTATCTAATCCGATGTCCATCTTAAGTAGAGGTATCGCTATATCTAGGGGTAAAACGCTTTTGGTAGCTCTTCCGGGAAGTGAAAGGGGAGCTATTGAATGCTTTTCTGCCGTGTCTTTTTCCTTGAGACATGCAGTGGAGGTGCTTACGGACAGGCATGTTCACCATTGA
- a CDS encoding B12-binding domain-containing radical SAM protein, whose translation MWALIYPNVYKVGMTNLGYHYVYAALKTRGVGAERLFFDSNCRSLEEDRHLGEFPIITASVSYEPDYVNLINILADSKISLNWRDRARFNGPVIGIGGAVSYINPLLFSSLADFVCLGDGEVVIDHLVDSLRDYMIHQDRARLWDELSTSPYIYVPPLHDELILSDKDGINRKRGRIQDLSKSLGHSLWLTPEAAFGRTLLLELQRGCFRNCPYCVVPNNFGKARTRSIDDLISFLDNFKGLGDFNVGLVTPEAGDHPHLGQLLDAIMEAGKRVSFASLRIDALNEKVLEALAMGGKRSITIAPEAGSDALRMTIKKHFTNELILKKLAMAKEYGINSVKMYFMIGLPGESDEDIRAIAEMSQSIWDLLKIKLTLSIGIFVPKPGTPFSGEPFIGISEGRRRLNILHRSLRGFGKVITLRPVDFKGSLKEYVLSWYGLKEAESILNLAKNDDRGFLNLPVSRELTQEQLSRLYL comes from the coding sequence TTGTGGGCGTTGATATACCCCAACGTCTACAAGGTGGGAATGACGAATTTGGGCTATCATTATGTTTATGCAGCGTTGAAAACAAGGGGTGTTGGCGCAGAAAGACTGTTTTTTGATTCCAATTGCAGGTCGTTGGAAGAAGATCGTCATCTGGGGGAATTTCCCATTATCACCGCATCTGTTTCCTATGAACCAGATTATGTTAACTTAATAAACATATTAGCTGATAGCAAAATATCGCTTAATTGGCGAGATAGGGCCCGTTTTAACGGACCGGTCATAGGAATAGGTGGAGCTGTAAGTTACATCAATCCCCTCCTTTTCTCTTCATTGGCCGATTTTGTCTGTTTAGGAGACGGAGAAGTTGTAATAGATCATTTAGTAGACTCGCTACGTGACTACATGATCCATCAAGATAGAGCGAGGCTATGGGATGAGTTGTCGACCTCGCCTTATATTTACGTTCCCCCTCTTCATGATGAGCTTATCTTGTCCGACAAGGATGGAATTAACAGGAAAAGGGGCAGAATACAAGACCTTTCAAAATCCCTAGGACACAGCCTTTGGTTAACTCCTGAAGCAGCCTTTGGTAGAACTTTGCTGCTGGAGCTACAGCGAGGCTGCTTTAGAAATTGTCCCTATTGCGTTGTTCCAAACAATTTTGGCAAGGCAAGGACGAGGTCTATCGATGATCTCATATCATTTTTAGATAATTTTAAGGGCTTAGGTGATTTTAACGTAGGTCTAGTTACGCCCGAAGCGGGGGATCACCCCCATCTTGGACAATTGCTTGATGCCATAATGGAGGCAGGAAAGAGAGTAAGCTTTGCCTCGCTTCGCATTGATGCCCTAAACGAAAAAGTGCTGGAGGCTTTGGCCATGGGGGGTAAAAGAAGCATAACGATTGCCCCAGAAGCTGGCAGCGATGCATTGCGAATGACCATAAAAAAGCACTTTACCAATGAACTCATCCTTAAAAAACTTGCTATGGCCAAGGAATATGGTATAAATTCCGTAAAGATGTATTTTATGATCGGCCTGCCCGGTGAAAGTGATGAAGATATAAGGGCAATAGCTGAAATGTCGCAGAGCATATGGGATTTACTAAAGATAAAACTGACCCTTTCAATAGGTATTTTTGTGCCCAAACCGGGGACGCCATTTTCAGGGGAACCCTTTATAGGTATTTCTGAAGGTAGGCGTAGGTTAAATATACTTCATAGGTCACTAAGGGGATTTGGTAAAGTCATAACGTTACGACCAGTAGATTTTAAGGGATCGTTGAAAGAATATGTGCTATCATGGTATGGTTTAAAAGAGGCCGAGAGCATCCTGAATTTAGCAAAGAACGACGATAGAGGCTTTCTTAATTTACCAGTTTCTAGAGAATTAACTCAAGAGCAATTATCCAGGTTATATCTTTAA
- a CDS encoding SPOR domain-containing protein, protein MMKRDRQGEKRPVFSFGQIMIPLVGLIAIGLLYLGVKMFFFTPTRIVNDKANIPPAEIEAQPAPISNHADTGPAKPASKAPGTSVKATPSVPIEEPLASSKNVVAVPSSESPAAKSTKAASKTTTDGLEAKTSQQPSATSQPSKGGWGVQVGSFTEKWRADEVKGKLEKAGYGNQVRIVEAVVNGKRYYRVQVYAGGDVSDAKQLEKKMQDMNLPTFVVKY, encoded by the coding sequence ATGATGAAAAGAGATCGGCAAGGCGAGAAAAGGCCCGTCTTTTCCTTTGGCCAAATAATGATCCCCTTGGTGGGATTAATAGCCATCGGCTTGTTATATTTGGGAGTTAAGATGTTCTTTTTTACTCCGACTAGGATTGTCAACGACAAAGCAAATATACCGCCTGCAGAAATAGAGGCACAACCTGCCCCCATATCAAACCATGCAGATACAGGCCCTGCAAAGCCTGCTTCGAAGGCTCCCGGCACGTCCGTCAAGGCAACCCCATCAGTGCCCATTGAAGAGCCCTTAGCAAGCTCTAAAAATGTCGTAGCCGTGCCATCAAGCGAAAGCCCTGCTGCAAAGTCGACGAAGGCTGCAAGTAAGACCACTACCGATGGCCTCGAGGCCAAGACATCTCAACAACCTTCAGCAACATCTCAGCCATCTAAGGGCGGGTGGGGAGTCCAGGTTGGCTCCTTTACGGAAAAATGGAGGGCTGATGAAGTTAAAGGCAAACTTGAGAAGGCAGGATACGGAAATCAAGTCAGAATTGTCGAGGCTGTAGTTAACGGCAAGAGATATTACAGGGTACAAGTTTATGCCGGTGGAGATGTATCTGACGCCAAGCAGTTGGAAAAGAAGATGCAGGATATGAACTTGCCTACATTTGTAGTTAAATATTAA
- the moaA gene encoding GTP 3',8-cyclase MoaA codes for MALELVDKLGRRLTYVRISVTDRCNFRCRYCMPAQGVEWIPHDRIMRYEEIELLVGILTELGVKKIRLTGGEPFVRKGIPQFLRTLRRLFPELELAVTTNASLLANYIDNIKDLNINLNISLDTLDPDKFKDITRVGNLDDVLKGISMWSGLGLPFKVNTVLIKGFNEDEIRPLAEFARKMGGVLRFIEFMPLDRSVWSQDSFIPASSIEDLIFSSGDWKELENKTTDTDGPARYFVDLKTGQKIGVIAAVSHHFCETCNRLRITASGELKNCLFASGGVDLLSPLRAGDLDEVKHRILLASWDKPENWKKQISGDRHMSQIGG; via the coding sequence TTGGCCCTAGAGCTTGTCGATAAATTAGGACGAAGGTTAACGTACGTACGCATATCGGTTACTGATAGATGTAACTTTCGTTGTCGATATTGCATGCCTGCTCAGGGAGTAGAATGGATTCCCCATGATAGGATCATGAGATACGAGGAAATAGAATTGCTCGTTGGGATATTGACGGAACTTGGCGTCAAAAAAATTAGGTTAACCGGCGGAGAACCCTTTGTCAGGAAGGGCATTCCTCAGTTTTTGCGCACGTTACGACGTTTGTTTCCGGAGTTGGAACTCGCCGTCACGACGAACGCATCGCTGCTTGCTAATTATATTGATAACATAAAAGATCTAAATATCAACTTAAATATAAGTCTTGATACGCTTGACCCCGATAAATTTAAGGACATTACAAGGGTAGGGAACCTAGATGATGTATTAAAAGGCATCTCAATGTGGAGCGGGTTGGGTTTGCCGTTTAAGGTCAACACAGTCCTTATAAAGGGATTTAACGAAGATGAGATCCGGCCTTTGGCAGAATTTGCAAGAAAAATGGGTGGGGTGTTGAGGTTTATTGAGTTTATGCCCTTAGACCGAAGCGTGTGGTCGCAGGACTCCTTCATTCCAGCTTCATCGATAGAGGATTTGATTTTCTCTTCAGGGGATTGGAAGGAGTTGGAAAATAAGACCACGGATACTGATGGACCTGCAAGATATTTCGTTGACTTAAAGACCGGGCAAAAAATTGGAGTAATAGCTGCTGTTTCGCATCACTTTTGCGAGACGTGCAACAGGCTGAGGATAACGGCATCTGGAGAACTCAAGAATTGCCTATTTGCTTCTGGCGGAGTTGACTTGCTCTCGCCTTTAAGGGCTGGAGACTTAGACGAAGTTAAACACAGGATACTTCTTGCCTCCTGGGATAAACCTGAAAATTGGAAAAAGCAGATAAGCGGAGATAGGCATATGTCTCAAATAGGGGGATAA
- the moaC gene encoding cyclic pyranopterin monophosphate synthase MoaC encodes MGSITHLDEYGHPKMVDVGAKDPTERMAKACGWIILPRSVYDVVCRGEAPKGDVLKIAELAGIMAAKRTWELIPLCHNIRIDHVEVRCELDEKRSGIRVTSDVSAREVTGVEMEALTAVTVALLTIYDMCKGIDKGMYFEDIHLAEKSGGKSGHYVWKGQEVRKGD; translated from the coding sequence ATGGGGTCTATAACACATCTTGATGAATATGGCCATCCCAAGATGGTAGACGTGGGGGCTAAGGATCCCACAGAAAGAATGGCCAAAGCCTGCGGATGGATCATCTTGCCTCGCTCAGTTTACGATGTGGTTTGTAGGGGCGAAGCGCCAAAGGGAGACGTTCTAAAGATAGCAGAACTTGCTGGCATAATGGCTGCCAAGAGGACGTGGGAACTTATCCCTTTGTGTCACAACATAAGGATAGATCATGTTGAGGTGAGATGTGAGCTCGATGAAAAACGTTCAGGTATAAGGGTCACTTCCGATGTGTCAGCAAGGGAAGTCACTGGCGTTGAGATGGAGGCTTTAACTGCAGTCACTGTGGCCTTGCTTACCATATATGATATGTGCAAGGGAATTGATAAGGGAATGTATTTTGAAGATATACATCTTGCAGAAAAAAGCGGCGGTAAGAGCGGACATTACGTTTGGAAAGGGCAAGAGGTGCGCAAAGGTGATTAA
- the whiA gene encoding DNA-binding protein WhiA — MERVDTILWDEWVNGGLSDKSKNEAECSGIVEGIFVTRKMNYAVLASLRLWVFRRLYAIWKHTRWSDINFSSYMRVPEKKKGRVKLILPSDLYEDISGARASWAWLRGAFGGCGSIFWPKNGYHLVFRIKNDKLCDKLTSFLNVKGIRHTARAHMGSYEIQVRNHDAILTLLAGMELMKTSLIIEEKAIIRSVKSRANMQVNCDTSNIRRSLKAAERQLYISNLLLEANLVDDLPPNLRDLVLARLNFPSATLREIGQILPKPVSKSTVEYRWNKLETMVNGLFDNKDNNTQAN; from the coding sequence ATGGAAAGAGTCGATACAATTCTCTGGGATGAGTGGGTAAATGGTGGACTATCCGATAAAAGCAAGAATGAAGCCGAGTGTTCTGGAATAGTAGAGGGAATTTTCGTAACACGAAAGATGAATTATGCAGTGCTGGCCTCCTTGAGGTTATGGGTCTTCAGGAGGCTTTATGCTATATGGAAACATACGCGATGGTCCGACATCAATTTTTCATCCTATATGAGGGTGCCGGAAAAGAAAAAGGGACGAGTTAAGCTAATCTTGCCTTCGGACCTCTATGAAGATATATCTGGGGCGCGGGCATCATGGGCTTGGTTGCGTGGCGCGTTTGGTGGCTGTGGATCCATATTTTGGCCTAAAAACGGATATCATTTGGTCTTTAGGATCAAAAATGATAAGCTTTGTGATAAGTTGACATCATTTTTAAACGTTAAAGGCATAAGACACACCGCAAGAGCTCATATGGGCAGCTATGAGATTCAGGTTCGCAATCATGACGCCATTTTGACCCTTTTGGCCGGAATGGAGCTCATGAAGACATCGCTTATCATCGAGGAGAAGGCGATAATAAGATCCGTCAAAAGCAGGGCTAACATGCAGGTTAACTGCGATACATCAAATATTCGAAGGAGCTTGAAGGCTGCTGAAAGGCAGCTTTATATAAGCAACTTGCTTCTTGAGGCAAACCTTGTCGACGACCTACCGCCAAACCTTCGCGATTTAGTGCTTGCACGACTTAATTTCCCCAGCGCCACGCTTCGTGAAATCGGACAGATCTTGCCTAAACCGGTAAGCAAAAGTACAGTAGAATATAGATGGAATAAACTGGAAACCATGGTCAATGGCCTTTTCGATAATAAAGACAATAATACACAAGCAAATTAG